In Thermosynechococcus sichuanensis E542, a single genomic region encodes these proteins:
- a CDS encoding PspA/IM30 family protein, translating to MGLFDRVSRVVRSWLNALVAAAEDPEKILEQTMIEMQDNLVTLRQAVAQAIASQKRLEQQFNQNQQQAAEWERRAKIALQHGDEQLALEALSRKKTALDAAMALKGQLEQSVTQVEALKKQMQQLESKIAEARTRKEMLVARARAAKASEQLQQTFSSLNTNAPMAAFERMEERVQEIEARSQAVAELNSDTLEAKFAALETSSVDEDLARLKAELANPQLSPSTTPAYDPELEALRRELEKN from the coding sequence GTGGGACTGTTTGATCGCGTCAGCCGTGTGGTTCGCAGTTGGCTCAATGCGCTGGTGGCTGCTGCCGAAGATCCGGAAAAAATCCTCGAGCAGACGATGATTGAAATGCAGGACAATCTAGTGACCCTGCGGCAAGCCGTTGCCCAAGCGATCGCCTCCCAAAAGCGGTTAGAGCAACAGTTCAACCAAAATCAACAGCAGGCGGCTGAGTGGGAGCGCCGGGCCAAAATTGCCCTGCAACATGGGGATGAGCAACTGGCGCTTGAGGCCTTGAGTCGCAAAAAAACTGCACTGGATGCCGCTATGGCCCTCAAAGGGCAACTGGAGCAGTCCGTGACCCAAGTGGAAGCGCTCAAAAAACAAATGCAGCAGCTTGAAAGCAAGATTGCGGAAGCGAGAACCCGTAAAGAAATGTTGGTGGCACGGGCACGGGCAGCCAAGGCCTCAGAGCAACTGCAACAAACCTTTAGCAGCCTCAACACCAATGCCCCAATGGCCGCCTTTGAGCGCATGGAGGAACGGGTTCAGGAAATAGAGGCTCGCTCCCAAGCCGTGGCTGAACTGAATAGCGACACCCTCGAAGCCAAGTTTGCTGCCCTAGAAACAAGCAGTGTGGATGAGGATTTGGCACGGCTGAAGGCAGAATTGGCCAATCCGCAACTATCACCCAGCACTACCCCTGCCTACGATCCAGAGTTGGAAGCGCTGCGGCGGGAACTGGAGAAAAACTAG
- a CDS encoding DnaJ C-terminal domain-containing protein has product MARTDFKDYYQILGVSKNATDAEIRQAFRRLARKYHPDLNPGDKEAEARFKEINEAHEVLSDPEKRRKYDQFGQYWQQASAAGAGGFNVNVGDFGADFSQFANFEDFINELLGRFATGTTTGRTRSWSSVGFDTAGFGGTDVEAEVQISFQEAFQGCQKSFAIGNEQVTVRIPAGIKPGTKLRLRGKGQYNPYTQQRGDVYLTVQVAPHPLFRFEDDQLVIDLPITPDEAALGAQVTVPTPSGNVVVNVPAGTRSGQSLRLRGKGWPSSGGSAGDLLAKVQIVPPKSLSAQEKELYEKLRSLRTFNPRSHWPV; this is encoded by the coding sequence ATGGCGCGTACCGACTTCAAAGATTACTACCAAATCCTCGGGGTCAGCAAAAATGCCACGGATGCCGAAATTCGGCAAGCCTTTCGCCGTCTTGCTCGCAAGTATCACCCCGACTTAAATCCGGGGGACAAAGAGGCAGAAGCTCGTTTCAAGGAAATTAACGAAGCCCACGAAGTGCTCTCAGATCCAGAAAAGCGGCGCAAATACGATCAATTTGGTCAGTACTGGCAACAGGCCAGTGCGGCGGGTGCCGGTGGCTTTAATGTCAATGTGGGGGACTTTGGCGCTGATTTTAGTCAGTTTGCCAACTTTGAAGATTTTATCAATGAGTTGCTGGGACGCTTTGCCACGGGCACAACCACAGGGCGCACCCGTAGTTGGAGCAGCGTTGGCTTTGATACTGCTGGGTTTGGTGGCACCGACGTTGAGGCGGAAGTGCAAATTAGCTTCCAAGAGGCCTTTCAAGGCTGCCAAAAATCATTCGCCATTGGCAATGAACAGGTGACGGTGAGGATTCCCGCTGGCATTAAGCCGGGGACGAAGTTGCGACTGCGGGGCAAAGGTCAATATAACCCCTACACCCAACAGCGGGGAGATGTGTACCTAACCGTCCAAGTGGCGCCCCATCCCCTTTTCCGCTTTGAAGATGATCAACTGGTGATTGATTTGCCGATTACTCCGGATGAAGCGGCCTTGGGTGCCCAAGTCACGGTGCCGACGCCCTCAGGGAATGTGGTTGTGAATGTACCGGCGGGGACGCGATCGGGGCAATCTCTGCGGTTGCGGGGCAAGGGGTGGCCCAGTAGTGGGGGCAGTGCCGGGGATCTCCTTGCGAAGGTGCAAATTGTGCCCCCCAAATCCCTGAGTGCTCAAGAAAAAGAACTCTACGAAAAATTGCGATCGCTGCGCACCTTTAACCCCCGTAGCCATTGGCCAGTTTAA
- the panB gene encoding 3-methyl-2-oxobutanoate hydroxymethyltransferase produces MVRRPVTLPQLQQKKQQGEPITMLTAWDYLWARLLDAAGVDVILVGDSLGMVALGYQTTLPVTLEQMIHHAQAVRRGVSHSFLVCDLPFLSYQESPEQALRSAGRLVKEAEVQAVKMEGASPVVQAATRRLVEAGIPVLGHVGLLPQRVHQLGGWRQQGNTPQGAEAVLADALALAEAGAFGIILEHIPADLAQQITAKLEIPTIGIGAGPHCDGQVLVTADVLGLSPQVPPFAKVYADLGTQAISALENYCQAVKSRQFP; encoded by the coding sequence ATGGTGCGTCGCCCCGTCACATTACCCCAACTCCAGCAAAAAAAACAGCAGGGAGAGCCGATTACCATGCTCACGGCTTGGGACTATCTGTGGGCGCGGCTATTGGATGCAGCGGGCGTGGATGTGATCCTTGTGGGGGATTCCCTTGGCATGGTTGCCCTTGGTTATCAAACCACGTTGCCGGTGACCCTTGAGCAGATGATTCACCATGCCCAAGCCGTGCGCCGAGGGGTCAGCCACAGCTTCCTCGTGTGTGATTTGCCCTTTTTGAGCTACCAAGAAAGCCCAGAGCAGGCGCTGCGATCAGCAGGGCGTTTAGTCAAAGAAGCAGAGGTGCAGGCGGTGAAAATGGAAGGGGCTTCGCCTGTGGTTCAGGCAGCCACACGGCGCCTTGTCGAAGCGGGCATCCCCGTACTTGGCCATGTGGGCCTCTTGCCGCAGCGGGTGCATCAATTGGGGGGTTGGCGCCAACAGGGGAACACGCCGCAGGGAGCGGAAGCTGTTTTAGCCGATGCCCTTGCCCTTGCTGAGGCAGGCGCCTTTGGCATTATTTTGGAGCATATTCCTGCCGACTTGGCACAGCAGATTACCGCCAAGCTCGAGATTCCCACGATTGGAATTGGGGCAGGTCCCCACTGTGATGGTCAGGTGCTGGTGACGGCAGATGTCTTGGGCTTGAGTCCACAGGTGCCCCCCTTTGCCAAGGTGTATGCTGACTTGGGCACTCAGGCGATCTCGGCCCTTGAAAACTACTGTCAAGCTGTTAAATCACGACAATTCCCCTAA
- a CDS encoding AAA family ATPase, whose protein sequence is MSLPAFVEALLTPAAYPHGVTTPIQLLQTHISYVFLTGDYAYKVKKPADFGFLNFTTLEKRLFYCQEELRLNRRLAPDLYLAVVPIVAVGDRYCVVDSQDLPAGSEVIDYAVQMRQFDQSQLFSHLFAANQVTPHLIESLGKELAHFHRTAATSPHISEFGSPRAIAQVINNCHALAAQFVGRCQSPEQYAAIQAFTDDFLTRHQEWFVQRQAGGKIRECHGDLHLNNICLYNGRVQIFDCIEFNEEFRNIDGIYDAAFLLMDLKFRGRSDLANLFLNTYLEWSGDYEGAVLLPLYLCVRAYIRGNVNSLALNDPAISDAEKAQIQATAAAYYEAAYRYTQPRQAKLYVMCGLSGAGKSTRGRGLAQGEQAIQIRSDAVRKHLAGLPLDRHSSDFPEVDLYSEAMTQKTYNQLLAYAELLLRQGQTVILDAKYDRVALRQPVIALAEKLHVPLEIHFCSAPPEELRRRLSDRQGDIAEATPDLIAAQMASFEPFLPEEEPYVRHVCD, encoded by the coding sequence ATGTCTTTGCCTGCCTTTGTCGAAGCTCTATTAACCCCCGCTGCCTATCCCCATGGGGTCACCACGCCGATTCAATTGCTGCAAACCCATATTTCCTATGTGTTTCTGACGGGGGACTATGCCTACAAGGTGAAAAAGCCGGCGGATTTTGGGTTTTTGAACTTTACAACCCTAGAAAAGCGGCTATTTTATTGTCAGGAAGAGTTACGGCTGAATCGCCGCTTGGCGCCAGATCTCTACTTGGCTGTGGTGCCGATTGTGGCGGTGGGCGATCGCTATTGCGTGGTGGATTCCCAAGACCTGCCTGCAGGGTCTGAGGTGATTGACTATGCCGTACAAATGCGGCAGTTTGATCAATCGCAACTGTTTTCTCATCTCTTTGCAGCCAACCAAGTCACCCCCCACCTGATTGAATCCCTCGGCAAAGAACTGGCTCACTTTCACCGCACCGCTGCCACCAGTCCCCACATTAGTGAATTTGGCTCCCCGCGAGCGATCGCCCAAGTGATTAACAATTGCCATGCCCTGGCCGCCCAGTTTGTTGGTCGCTGTCAGTCCCCAGAGCAGTACGCGGCGATTCAGGCCTTTACCGATGACTTTTTGACGCGACATCAAGAGTGGTTTGTACAGCGGCAAGCAGGGGGTAAAATTCGCGAGTGCCATGGGGATCTGCACCTGAATAATATCTGTCTCTACAACGGCAGGGTGCAAATTTTTGACTGTATTGAGTTCAACGAGGAATTTCGCAATATTGATGGCATCTATGACGCTGCCTTTTTGCTCATGGATCTGAAATTTCGTGGGCGCAGCGATTTGGCCAATCTTTTCCTCAACACCTACTTGGAATGGAGTGGGGACTATGAAGGGGCAGTGCTCTTGCCGCTGTACCTGTGTGTGAGGGCCTATATTCGCGGTAATGTCAACTCCTTGGCGCTCAATGATCCCGCCATTAGTGATGCTGAAAAGGCACAGATTCAAGCCACTGCTGCCGCCTACTATGAGGCCGCCTACCGCTACACTCAACCGCGCCAAGCCAAGCTCTATGTCATGTGTGGCCTCTCCGGCGCGGGCAAAAGTACCCGGGGGCGGGGTCTTGCTCAAGGGGAGCAGGCGATTCAAATCCGCTCCGATGCTGTGCGCAAACACTTGGCGGGGTTACCCCTCGATCGCCACAGCAGTGACTTTCCAGAGGTGGATCTCTATTCCGAAGCGATGACCCAAAAAACCTACAATCAACTCTTGGCCTATGCGGAATTGTTACTGCGTCAGGGACAAACGGTGATTTTGGATGCGAAGTACGATCGCGTGGCACTGCGGCAACCAGTGATTGCCCTTGCAGAGAAATTGCACGTACCCCTAGAGATTCATTTCTGTAGTGCACCCCCGGAGGAATTGCGCCGTCGCTTGAGCGATCGCCAAGGGGATATTGCCGAGGCAACCCCCGATCTGATTGCTGCCCAAATGGCCAGTTTTGAACCCTTTTTGCCGGAGGAGGAACCCTACGTTCGCCATGTGTGTGACTAG
- a CDS encoding histidinol-phosphate transaminase yields the protein MATFLRPELSNLRAYSTLTSDSLPPEVDSLDTNEFPWDLPIALKERLAQQYVSTLASHRYPDSHHWPLRQAIARYVSEHSPTAISPHQIAVGNGSDELIRSILLATAIGGYGSILVAEPTFSMYGILAQTLGIPVQRSPRDPDTFAVQIAEADTLIAQGDPPVRVLFMLQPNSPTGNPLTTAEVDWLRQLPEDILVVIDEAYFEFSGKTLVGELAAHPNWLILRTFSKAFRLAAHRVGYAIGNPEVIAVLEKVRLPYNLPTFSQVAAEVALEHRQELLAEVPTVLAERERLYERLQACPQLRVWPSVANFLFFRLQEPQHTQPLCDTLRREGTLVRAIAGGIRVTIGTPAETERFWQRLQAFLNQL from the coding sequence ATGGCGACGTTTCTTCGTCCAGAACTGAGCAACCTCCGCGCCTACTCTACCCTCACGAGCGACTCCCTACCGCCAGAAGTGGACTCCCTCGATACCAATGAGTTTCCTTGGGATTTGCCCATTGCTCTCAAGGAAAGGCTAGCCCAGCAGTACGTCAGTACCCTAGCCAGTCATCGCTATCCCGACAGTCACCATTGGCCGCTGCGGCAGGCGATCGCTCGCTATGTCAGTGAACACAGCCCAACTGCAATCTCCCCACACCAAATTGCGGTTGGCAACGGCTCCGATGAACTCATTCGCTCGATTTTACTGGCCACTGCAATCGGGGGCTATGGTTCTATCCTAGTGGCCGAACCGACCTTTTCCATGTACGGGATCCTCGCCCAAACCCTAGGGATTCCCGTCCAGCGATCGCCCCGCGATCCTGACACCTTTGCCGTGCAAATTGCCGAAGCGGACACGCTCATTGCCCAAGGGGATCCCCCCGTGCGTGTTCTGTTTATGCTGCAGCCCAACTCCCCAACGGGAAACCCCCTCACCACAGCAGAGGTGGACTGGCTACGGCAGCTTCCTGAGGACATTTTAGTGGTGATTGATGAGGCCTATTTTGAGTTTTCGGGCAAGACACTGGTGGGGGAATTGGCAGCCCATCCCAACTGGTTAATTCTGCGCACCTTTTCCAAGGCCTTTCGCCTCGCCGCCCATCGCGTGGGCTACGCCATTGGCAATCCAGAGGTCATAGCAGTCCTAGAAAAAGTCCGTCTGCCCTATAACCTACCCACCTTTTCCCAAGTGGCGGCGGAAGTTGCCCTTGAGCATCGTCAGGAACTGCTAGCCGAGGTTCCCACAGTGCTGGCGGAGCGGGAGCGCCTCTATGAACGGCTTCAGGCGTGCCCCCAACTGCGGGTATGGCCCAGTGTGGCCAATTTTCTCTTTTTCCGTTTGCAGGAACCGCAACACACCCAGCCCCTGTGTGATACCTTAAGGCGTGAAGGTACCCTTGTGCGAGCGATCGCCGGCGGGATTCGAGTCACCATTGGCACACCAGCGGAGACGGAGCGCTTTTGGCAACGGCTGCAAGCTTTTTTGAACCAGCTTTAG
- a CDS encoding pentapeptide repeat-containing protein, which produces MSASSGRPSDAFDKHGFLSRYAPAIINQNRADQMLADYAKGQRDFRRLDLRGVTLEDVNLAGADLSGSDLSNATLTNVDLTHAKLIEVKLINAELTDVQLRQANLSRANLRGATLTRTSLATATLRGTVLPNGRLSD; this is translated from the coding sequence ATGTCTGCTTCTTCGGGGCGACCTTCAGACGCCTTTGATAAACATGGCTTTCTTAGTCGCTACGCCCCAGCCATTATTAATCAAAACAGAGCCGATCAAATGTTGGCGGACTATGCCAAGGGTCAGCGCGATTTTCGACGACTGGATTTGCGCGGTGTCACTTTAGAAGACGTGAATTTGGCAGGGGCAGATCTCAGTGGTTCGGATTTAAGCAATGCTACGCTGACTAATGTGGATTTGACCCATGCCAAGCTGATTGAAGTTAAGCTGATCAATGCTGAACTGACGGATGTGCAACTGCGCCAAGCCAACCTGAGTCGCGCCAACCTGCGGGGTGCTACACTAACACGCACCTCTTTAGCCACGGCAACCCTACGGGGCACAGTCCTGCCCAATGGCCGCTTGTCCGATTAG